One segment of Anatilimnocola aggregata DNA contains the following:
- a CDS encoding thiol-activated cytolysin family protein has translation MTLFNRNGWVDMVLPNMKELSCQTVQRRAFFSLAGLSLATGVFAFELPPSDAPIGSAAQAVSTDTPQTSSSKYLELQTILKHHRPTKAVTPKPTSRTPVIKEVKDGKYYLTVEEQISNTMTEVREWVLFGNDDGFVYPGSRIFVGPLREGRFVPVQGKAPMAEVPTVLVGAQSKRTTFVHDGTFFGFQRAAAPIIQQLTRPAQKSSLKITYGASLEKALSESGLSVGGWGVQFSASRKAVGSERRSFAVLSLSEAYYTIVADITQIDGMSPATSLDADPILAKYILSKMKEYGEIGFVRSVKYGRRAVIVLSAAATEEELKRTLRVQASGFGLKVDGHLDDEQKRIFHSMEAEAVIIGGKASPVLGATVTGGPEAFLNNVNQFLADTVVFDAQTAAVPISFEVRFAFDNEPMADYRTAEFAGQIVTKRKKCEETVLIAKLPVELTGQDARLIRDDQEVFSNDWTAVDLSYTLAVSSDQRHVMLAITLGTRECENDRSYRGATHIQSSRQIRVFSLPEGDTRKILSVKAASLSEIRNNELFGGELLHSFAFPNTGALYDIVVRVDGKSGEDLKEQSLKAIIDFSVEIDREH, from the coding sequence ATGACACTCTTCAATCGTAACGGCTGGGTAGATATGGTCCTTCCCAATATGAAAGAACTGTCTTGCCAAACCGTACAGCGCCGAGCTTTTTTTTCACTCGCTGGCCTGTCGCTGGCAACTGGTGTATTTGCGTTTGAGCTGCCGCCTTCAGATGCACCCATAGGGTCGGCTGCGCAAGCAGTTTCTACTGATACTCCGCAGACGAGTAGCTCCAAGTATTTGGAGCTACAAACCATTCTGAAGCACCATCGCCCAACTAAGGCCGTAACGCCGAAGCCGACCAGCAGAACACCGGTGATCAAGGAGGTCAAGGACGGAAAATACTACCTCACGGTTGAGGAGCAGATTTCCAACACCATGACGGAGGTCCGGGAATGGGTACTTTTCGGTAACGACGATGGGTTTGTATATCCGGGATCACGCATCTTTGTCGGGCCACTGCGGGAAGGAAGGTTTGTACCCGTGCAAGGCAAGGCACCGATGGCCGAAGTGCCGACAGTACTAGTCGGAGCACAAAGTAAAAGGACCACCTTCGTTCATGATGGTACTTTTTTTGGTTTTCAACGGGCGGCCGCGCCGATCATTCAGCAACTCACACGCCCGGCGCAGAAGTCGAGTTTGAAAATTACGTATGGTGCTAGCCTGGAAAAAGCACTGAGCGAGTCCGGGTTGTCTGTCGGTGGATGGGGAGTTCAATTCAGTGCAAGCAGGAAAGCGGTTGGCTCCGAACGGCGTTCATTTGCCGTGCTGAGTCTCTCGGAGGCTTATTACACGATCGTTGCCGACATTACCCAGATTGATGGTATGTCGCCGGCTACTTCGCTGGATGCCGATCCGATTCTCGCGAAGTATATTTTGAGCAAGATGAAGGAATACGGGGAGATCGGCTTTGTGCGAAGCGTGAAGTACGGGCGCCGTGCGGTGATCGTGCTGTCGGCAGCGGCGACCGAAGAAGAATTGAAACGGACATTGCGAGTTCAGGCGAGCGGGTTTGGACTCAAGGTGGACGGCCACCTCGACGACGAACAAAAGAGGATATTTCATTCGATGGAGGCAGAGGCCGTCATTATTGGCGGTAAGGCAAGTCCCGTTTTGGGGGCAACCGTTACCGGCGGTCCCGAAGCCTTCCTCAACAATGTAAACCAATTCCTGGCGGATACAGTCGTGTTTGATGCCCAAACCGCTGCCGTTCCGATCTCATTTGAAGTGCGTTTCGCGTTTGATAACGAACCTATGGCCGACTACCGCACCGCGGAATTCGCTGGCCAAATCGTGACCAAAAGAAAGAAGTGCGAGGAAACCGTCTTAATTGCTAAACTTCCCGTTGAATTGACAGGTCAAGATGCCCGCTTGATCCGTGACGATCAAGAAGTATTTAGCAATGACTGGACGGCCGTCGATCTGAGCTACACGTTGGCTGTATCGTCTGATCAGCGTCATGTTATGCTCGCGATCACACTTGGCACGAGAGAGTGTGAAAATGACCGCAGCTATAGGGGGGCAACCCACATTCAGTCATCACGACAAATCCGAGTGTTTAGTTTACCGGAAGGCGATACCCGCAAAATTCTGTCGGTCAAAGCGGCATCGCTGAGCGAGATCCGAAATAACGAGCTGTTTGGGGGCGAATTATTGCACTCGTTCGCATTCCCTAACACCGGAGCCCTGTACGACATTGTTGTTCGTGTTGACGGAAAGTCTGGAGAGGATTTGAAGGAACAAAGTCTCAAGGCAATAATCGACTTCTCTGTCGAGATCGACAGGGAGCATTAA
- a CDS encoding cytochrome P450 family protein translates to MPGKVRRTIPQLKEMLNRMHESVCTECGSLFDNTVIGQARKELFLHLLRCVHEFAFRTALREADKLSNSWHDQIILRWGDIYNAGWAFLVKHMRANESPFCTTADLSLEEQIAELEGHRHDRPNYISDRREWDFEAKEIRLHQQRARRSGELLGKTYDEFLKDRERKAIAVSEKAVQKVVNQSDISPESIEFAEAAEKSKPDDFTAEDLRHRASLLGPLVPAKMPLKALVAWLLTESDPENREASINVIRGRLATMDQTIFDREYEAKAKCIEIDERTTKNTLARRIAREPSLMLVVWWLLYSGVVLLLAINTVASVDVSASRHADVTVSGLDRDEAYAELISICHKQTSRESRLQKVNAICGVGDPNVFTDREHMWHKQT, encoded by the coding sequence ATGCCAGGTAAGGTTCGCCGCACAATCCCGCAACTTAAAGAGATGCTAAACAGGATGCATGAATCCGTTTGCACCGAATGTGGCTCTCTTTTTGACAACACCGTAATTGGCCAGGCCCGCAAGGAACTATTCTTACACCTTCTTAGGTGCGTTCACGAATTCGCGTTTAGAACGGCACTTCGTGAGGCCGACAAGCTTTCAAATTCGTGGCACGATCAAATTATTCTGCGGTGGGGAGATATCTACAATGCGGGATGGGCATTTTTAGTTAAACACATGCGTGCAAACGAATCGCCCTTTTGCACTACCGCCGATTTGTCACTGGAAGAACAAATTGCTGAACTCGAAGGTCACCGCCATGACCGCCCAAACTATATTTCTGACCGCCGCGAATGGGACTTCGAAGCAAAGGAAATTCGCCTGCACCAACAACGGGCACGTCGATCAGGGGAGTTGCTTGGTAAAACCTACGACGAGTTCCTAAAGGATCGCGAGCGCAAGGCAATCGCTGTCTCGGAGAAAGCGGTTCAGAAGGTGGTTAACCAGAGTGATATCTCGCCCGAGTCAATTGAGTTCGCCGAGGCTGCGGAAAAGTCGAAACCAGACGATTTCACGGCAGAAGATTTGCGGCACCGAGCGTCCTTGCTAGGACCGCTAGTGCCCGCGAAGATGCCGCTGAAAGCCTTGGTAGCATGGTTGCTGACGGAATCCGATCCGGAGAACCGCGAAGCAAGCATCAACGTGATTCGGGGCCGACTCGCTACTATGGATCAGACAATTTTTGACCGCGAGTACGAAGCCAAGGCGAAGTGCATCGAAATTGACGAGAGGACAACTAAGAACACACTTGCTAGGCGAATTGCACGCGAGCCATCTCTCATGCTTGTAGTGTGGTGGCTGCTTTATTCTGGGGTTGTTCTCTTGCTAGCTATTAATACAGTTGCATCTGTCGATGTGTCCGCGTCGCGGCACGCCGATGTAACCGTATCTGGCTTAGATCGTGATGAGGCTTACGCCGAACTTATTTCGATCTGCCACAAGCAGACTTCTCGTGAGAGTCGGTTGCAAAAAGTGAATGCCATTTGCGGGGTGGGTGACCCTAATGTGTTCACCGACCGAGAACACATGTGGCATAAGCAGACTTGA
- a CDS encoding DNA modification methylase: MQIEQWLIDRVKPYPNNPRVNTDAVAAVAASLKEYGWRQPIVVDQDGVIIVGHTRWKAAKKLGYTEVPVHTATDLTPAQIKAYRIADNQTANIAEWDKQLLPIELADLQEMDYDLTLLGFDQDELQKLMGIEVAEGQCDPDSVPAPPDEAITKPGDLWILGNHRLLCGDSSKPEQLDRLLDGAQIHLVNSDPPYNVKVEPRSNNAIAAGLSSFAGPKHHQSLDVARHPGKAKPTQKKLRAKDRPLANDFVTDEAFDDLLDAWFGNISRVLLPGRSFYIWGGYANLGNYPPFLKKHELYFSQGIIWDKQHPVLTRKDFMGAFEIAFYGWKEGAGHTFLGPNNATDLWHVKKVNPQSMVHLTEKPVELAARAMQYSSRPGENVLDLFGGSGSTLIGAEQTGRNAYLMELDVLYCDVIVQRWEKFAGRKAERVASAEVAA, encoded by the coding sequence ATGCAAATCGAACAGTGGTTGATCGACCGCGTTAAGCCGTACCCCAACAACCCCCGCGTCAACACTGACGCTGTCGCGGCAGTTGCGGCTTCGTTGAAGGAATACGGCTGGCGTCAGCCGATTGTGGTCGACCAGGACGGCGTGATCATCGTCGGGCATACTCGCTGGAAAGCGGCCAAGAAGCTCGGGTACACCGAAGTCCCCGTGCATACGGCGACCGATCTCACGCCGGCGCAGATCAAAGCGTACCGGATCGCGGATAATCAGACGGCTAACATCGCCGAATGGGACAAGCAGTTGTTGCCCATCGAACTGGCCGATCTGCAGGAGATGGATTACGACCTCACGCTGCTCGGCTTCGACCAGGACGAGTTGCAGAAGCTGATGGGGATCGAGGTCGCGGAAGGCCAGTGTGATCCTGACAGTGTCCCAGCGCCGCCCGACGAAGCGATCACGAAGCCTGGCGACCTGTGGATCCTTGGCAATCATCGACTGCTCTGTGGTGATAGCAGCAAGCCGGAACAGCTCGATCGTTTACTCGATGGCGCCCAAATCCATCTGGTGAACAGCGATCCACCGTACAACGTCAAGGTGGAGCCTCGCAGCAACAATGCTATCGCTGCGGGACTCAGTTCGTTCGCTGGTCCGAAGCATCACCAGTCGCTCGATGTGGCTCGTCATCCGGGTAAGGCCAAACCGACGCAGAAGAAGCTCCGGGCGAAGGACCGTCCACTTGCCAACGACTTCGTAACGGACGAAGCCTTCGATGATCTGCTCGATGCTTGGTTTGGCAACATCTCGCGTGTGCTGCTTCCCGGCCGCAGCTTCTACATCTGGGGCGGTTACGCCAACCTCGGTAACTATCCGCCGTTCCTCAAGAAGCACGAGCTGTACTTCAGCCAAGGCATCATCTGGGACAAGCAGCACCCGGTGCTCACGCGGAAGGACTTTATGGGCGCGTTCGAAATCGCTTTCTACGGGTGGAAAGAAGGCGCTGGCCACACGTTCCTCGGGCCTAACAACGCGACCGATCTCTGGCATGTGAAGAAGGTCAACCCGCAGAGCATGGTGCATCTGACCGAGAAGCCGGTCGAGCTTGCAGCACGGGCGATGCAGTACTCGTCACGACCGGGTGAGAACGTGCTCGATCTGTTTGGTGGCAGCGGTTCCACGCTGATCGGTGCGGAGCAGACCGGACGCAACGCGTACCTAATGGAACTGGACGTTCTCTATTGTGACGTTATCGTCCAGCGCTGGGAAAAGTTTGCCGGGCGGAAGGCAGAACGGGTCGCGTCCGCCGAGGTGGCCGCTTGA
- a CDS encoding winged helix-turn-helix domain-containing protein, with the protein MSKKSSTKKPATKTVKAKPAKKAKAEAPAAKPEAPATKPIVTCPKGGDHEWTDENGERFCTKCKEPQGTKVKAKKPAKAKPAKEKKMSALDAAAKLLEETKEPMNTKAMIETIAAKGYWTSPGGKTPHATLYSAILREITTKGKEARFKKTDRGNFAFNG; encoded by the coding sequence ATGTCCAAGAAGTCCAGCACGAAGAAGCCAGCCACTAAGACCGTGAAGGCCAAGCCAGCGAAGAAGGCAAAGGCCGAGGCACCCGCCGCCAAGCCCGAAGCGCCCGCGACCAAGCCCATCGTTACCTGCCCCAAGGGTGGCGACCACGAATGGACGGACGAGAACGGTGAACGCTTCTGTACGAAATGCAAGGAGCCGCAGGGCACGAAGGTCAAAGCGAAGAAGCCTGCCAAGGCCAAGCCTGCGAAAGAGAAGAAGATGTCGGCGTTGGACGCTGCCGCCAAGCTCCTCGAAGAGACCAAAGAACCAATGAACACCAAGGCGATGATCGAAACCATCGCCGCGAAGGGCTATTGGACGAGCCCCGGTGGCAAGACGCCGCACGCCACGCTCTACAGCGCCATCCTGCGGGAGATCACGACGAAGGGGAAGGAAGCCCGGTTCAAGAAGACCGACCGCGGCAACTTTGCGTTCAACGGATAG
- a CDS encoding terminase gpA endonuclease subunit — MSPILNDLRWCISRARAPKLRTMRQFAEEEIVIPDGPFEGRRFRCDRQPYTALWLDAVDSGKWSRFVATGPTQSGKTLSCFVLPLLYHLLEIGETVICGLPDMDMAGDKWREDILPVIEQSRYRDLLPRKGGGSRGGRVDALQLRNGATLKFMSGGGNDKSRAGFTSRVVVITETDGLDRPGAASRESDKVTQLEARTRAYGSRKRIYMECTVSTEEGRTWQEFDNGTHSRIALPCPHCRHFVTPEREHLIGWQAADTQTMAKNQARFVCPQCSEPWTDDQRREANVRGRLLHGDQSVDENGVVTGADPETDTLGFRWSAVHNLFLGAGDVASDEWRASRATEEELAEREMRQFVWCIPVEATKWNQTPLAVTELAARHGSWAKGIIPADARFLTAAIDIGKYLTHWALIAWREGATGHLVDYGRLEVPSQDLGVEQAVMVTLRQFRDLVTNGWPKLGTDKPMIPDQVWVDAGYQTDVVYAFVRESGNRFRPAVGRGAAQQRRQNYHQPTQATNTVHHIGEGFHLALQQAASVYLVEANADHWKTWVHARLSTPLTSPGALTFYQAGPHEHLALARHLTAETKVEEFIAGQGVVTRWERIRKDNHWLDAIYNACAAGYLAGARLIAEQLPEQSRRSAVISSGHTRRDGSPWIDLSRWRGIRGS; from the coding sequence ATGAGTCCGATCCTCAATGACCTGCGGTGGTGCATCTCCCGGGCACGGGCACCAAAACTGCGCACCATGCGGCAGTTTGCCGAGGAAGAGATCGTCATTCCGGACGGTCCCTTCGAAGGGAGACGGTTCCGCTGCGATCGCCAGCCCTACACCGCGCTCTGGCTCGATGCGGTCGATTCGGGGAAGTGGAGCCGGTTCGTTGCAACCGGACCCACGCAGTCGGGAAAGACGCTGTCGTGCTTCGTGCTCCCGCTCCTCTATCACCTGCTGGAGATCGGCGAGACGGTAATCTGCGGCTTGCCCGATATGGATATGGCCGGCGACAAGTGGCGCGAAGATATCCTGCCGGTCATTGAGCAGTCCCGGTACCGAGATCTACTCCCACGCAAAGGTGGCGGTAGTCGCGGCGGACGTGTTGATGCCTTGCAGCTTCGCAATGGTGCCACGCTAAAATTCATGTCGGGCGGAGGCAACGACAAAAGCCGGGCCGGTTTCACCTCACGGGTGGTCGTCATTACTGAGACGGATGGTCTGGACCGGCCGGGGGCTGCCAGTCGCGAGAGCGATAAGGTCACTCAGCTCGAGGCACGCACACGGGCCTACGGTAGTCGCAAGCGGATCTACATGGAATGCACCGTCAGCACTGAAGAAGGTCGGACCTGGCAGGAGTTCGATAACGGCACCCACAGTCGGATTGCACTTCCCTGTCCCCATTGCAGGCACTTCGTAACTCCCGAGCGTGAGCATCTCATCGGCTGGCAAGCGGCCGACACCCAGACCATGGCGAAGAACCAGGCTCGGTTCGTTTGTCCTCAGTGCAGCGAGCCGTGGACCGATGACCAGCGGCGGGAAGCAAACGTGCGGGGCCGTCTTCTGCATGGCGATCAGTCGGTCGATGAAAACGGTGTTGTCACCGGGGCAGATCCTGAGACGGATACCTTGGGCTTTCGCTGGTCCGCGGTCCACAATCTGTTCCTCGGTGCCGGGGATGTGGCCTCCGACGAATGGCGCGCCAGTCGAGCGACTGAAGAAGAACTGGCCGAACGGGAGATGCGCCAGTTCGTCTGGTGCATTCCAGTTGAGGCCACTAAGTGGAACCAGACACCACTGGCCGTAACCGAACTGGCTGCTCGTCATGGCAGCTGGGCGAAGGGGATCATCCCCGCAGATGCCAGGTTCCTGACCGCGGCCATCGACATCGGCAAGTATCTGACGCATTGGGCGCTGATTGCTTGGCGCGAAGGAGCGACCGGGCACTTGGTCGACTACGGGCGTCTTGAGGTTCCATCTCAGGACCTCGGTGTCGAACAGGCGGTCATGGTGACTCTGCGGCAGTTTCGCGATCTCGTCACCAACGGCTGGCCAAAGCTTGGCACCGATAAGCCGATGATCCCCGATCAGGTCTGGGTCGATGCTGGGTATCAGACCGACGTTGTCTACGCCTTCGTGCGGGAGTCGGGCAATCGCTTCCGACCGGCAGTCGGCCGTGGTGCCGCACAGCAGCGCCGCCAGAACTATCACCAGCCGACGCAGGCAACGAATACGGTCCACCACATTGGCGAAGGGTTTCATCTTGCCCTGCAGCAAGCGGCGAGCGTTTACTTGGTCGAGGCCAATGCCGATCACTGGAAGACCTGGGTGCATGCGCGCTTGAGCACTCCCCTCACGAGTCCTGGTGCGTTGACCTTCTACCAGGCAGGTCCGCACGAGCACTTGGCGCTGGCCCGCCATCTAACCGCCGAGACGAAGGTCGAAGAATTCATCGCGGGTCAGGGCGTGGTGACGCGGTGGGAACGGATTCGAAAGGACAATCACTGGCTCGATGCGATCTACAATGCCTGTGCGGCGGGCTATCTGGCGGGAGCTCGATTGATTGCCGAGCAACTACCGGAGCAGTCCCGAAGGTCTGCGGTGATCAGTTCTGGCCATACGCGAAGGGACGGCAGTCCGTGGATTGATCTCAGTCGGTGGCGGGGAATTCGAGGGAGCTAG
- a CDS encoding thermonuclease family protein, whose protein sequence is MGRRTKASSALTASAVVVLCAVGFCCGGPIAFVKSLSSPQKTEIKHRAAVKAAAVPSTTAEATFQFRPTTDYSDKAVIKSALPPAPVAVIPDVDVPLSAEPAQVAPQQLPDIFRKWTDDTGQFSVIAVAARWDSNEAKLQREDGKLLTLPLGKLSAADQAYLHTVKFPPTYLPGGKVALGKAVGVTDGDTIKLIDEEKGNYTIRLEGIDAPESHQAFGTQAKKTLSEKVFGKVVRVEWKETDKYGRTLGHVYFGNRHINLELVNEGMAWHYKKYSTDQNLAAAENLARDQAIGLWRDSRPIAPWDFRSGKSDAAASIPALPMPSMVPLQAPFTEMTVTVYVTTTGEKYHRGGCRHLSKSRIPISLSRAQASYSPCSVCNPP, encoded by the coding sequence ATGGGGCGTCGAACAAAAGCCAGCTCTGCTCTAACGGCCTCAGCCGTCGTGGTTCTTTGCGCGGTGGGCTTCTGCTGTGGCGGCCCAATTGCATTTGTTAAATCTCTCTCCTCGCCCCAGAAGACGGAAATAAAGCACAGGGCGGCGGTCAAGGCCGCCGCCGTTCCCTCTACTACTGCCGAAGCGACATTTCAGTTCCGTCCCACAACGGATTACAGCGACAAGGCTGTCATAAAAAGCGCCCTGCCGCCGGCACCTGTTGCGGTTATTCCAGATGTCGATGTCCCACTCTCAGCCGAACCTGCACAAGTTGCTCCTCAACAACTTCCCGACATATTTCGGAAATGGACGGACGACACGGGGCAATTCAGCGTTATCGCTGTCGCGGCAAGGTGGGATTCAAACGAGGCAAAACTTCAGCGCGAAGACGGGAAGCTGCTCACGCTCCCGCTCGGTAAGCTCAGCGCTGCGGACCAGGCATATCTCCACACGGTCAAGTTTCCACCGACGTACTTGCCTGGCGGGAAGGTTGCTCTAGGTAAAGCAGTCGGCGTCACAGATGGCGATACGATCAAACTCATCGATGAAGAAAAGGGAAACTACACGATCCGCCTGGAAGGGATCGACGCGCCGGAGAGTCATCAAGCATTCGGAACTCAGGCCAAAAAAACGCTTTCCGAGAAAGTGTTCGGTAAGGTGGTTCGCGTTGAGTGGAAAGAGACAGATAAATATGGCCGCACGCTAGGCCATGTGTATTTCGGGAACAGGCACATCAACCTCGAATTGGTCAACGAGGGGATGGCGTGGCATTACAAGAAGTATAGCACCGACCAAAATCTCGCAGCTGCAGAAAACTTGGCCCGCGATCAAGCGATAGGTCTTTGGCGAGATTCTCGGCCAATCGCTCCCTGGGATTTCCGCAGCGGAAAGAGTGATGCGGCAGCTTCCATTCCTGCGCTACCCATGCCAAGCATGGTGCCTCTGCAAGCTCCGTTTACTGAGATGACGGTGACTGTCTACGTGACGACAACTGGCGAGAAATACCATCGAGGCGGCTGCCGCCATCTTTCCAAGAGCCGCATTCCGATATCGCTCAGCCGGGCACAGGCAAGTTACTCACCGTGTTCGGTGTGCAATCCACCTTAA
- the ltrA gene encoding group II intron reverse transcriptase/maturase, producing the protein MGSKRQKNQTQQTQLLLAFAGEAGSESPSARDEGTVLSAANLSTERPTGSDRLMECICDASNLNQAIAKVIANGGAPGVDGMRVTQLEKYFERHRDRIVGGLLAGTYRPQPVKRVEIPKPDGGVRKLGIPTVVDRVIQQAILQVLSPLWDATFSEHSFGFRPGRSAHQAIAQVQQYLEEGYTWVVDLDLEKFFDRVNHDVLMSRVARRVEDKRLLKLIRAFLNSGVMIEGLTEATPEGTPQGGPLSPLLSNLLLDELDRELESRGLRFARYADDCNVYVKSQRAGQRVLQSVTHWLATQLRLTVNQTKSAVDRPGKRKFLGFTFASSKKRSIAPSSRAKFKQRIRQLTKRNRGSSLERVVSELRSYLLGWRGYFGFCQTPSVLRDFDSWIHRRLRCYAWKQWRTGPRRFAELRRLGIGKDLAAQTAGSRKGYWHLSRSPALGISLTRAYFEALGLPMLSPTT; encoded by the coding sequence ATGGGCAGCAAACGGCAGAAAAACCAGACGCAGCAGACACAACTGCTGCTGGCCTTTGCGGGGGAAGCTGGGAGTGAATCTCCGAGCGCCCGCGACGAAGGGACCGTGCTGTCTGCGGCGAACTTGAGCACTGAACGCCCGACAGGTAGTGATCGGTTGATGGAGTGCATCTGCGACGCATCCAATCTCAACCAGGCGATTGCGAAAGTAATTGCCAACGGTGGCGCTCCCGGCGTGGATGGAATGCGTGTGACGCAACTCGAAAAGTATTTCGAGCGTCACCGCGACCGGATCGTCGGCGGGTTGCTCGCTGGGACGTATCGGCCTCAGCCGGTAAAGCGTGTGGAGATCCCTAAGCCCGACGGTGGAGTGCGTAAGCTTGGCATTCCGACGGTGGTGGATCGCGTGATCCAGCAGGCGATTCTTCAGGTGCTTTCACCGCTCTGGGACGCGACGTTTTCGGAGCACAGTTTCGGCTTTCGGCCGGGCCGGTCGGCTCACCAGGCAATCGCCCAAGTCCAGCAATATCTGGAGGAGGGGTACACCTGGGTCGTCGATTTGGATCTGGAGAAATTCTTCGACCGCGTGAACCACGACGTGCTGATGAGCCGCGTGGCTCGGCGTGTGGAAGACAAACGACTGCTGAAACTGATTCGTGCCTTCTTGAACTCGGGAGTGATGATTGAGGGGCTAACCGAGGCGACTCCGGAAGGAACGCCGCAGGGAGGCCCGCTCTCACCGTTGCTCTCGAACTTGCTGCTGGATGAACTGGATCGCGAGCTTGAGTCTCGCGGCCTGCGTTTCGCCCGCTACGCCGATGACTGCAACGTGTACGTCAAAAGCCAGCGGGCGGGACAACGTGTTCTGCAAAGCGTGACTCACTGGCTGGCCACTCAGCTCCGGCTGACAGTCAACCAGACGAAGAGCGCCGTGGACCGCCCTGGGAAACGCAAGTTCCTGGGGTTCACGTTCGCCTCCAGCAAGAAGCGGAGCATCGCACCTTCATCGCGAGCGAAGTTCAAGCAGCGAATCCGGCAACTGACCAAACGTAACCGGGGCTCGTCCTTGGAACGCGTGGTCAGCGAACTGCGCAGTTACTTGCTGGGTTGGCGAGGCTACTTCGGCTTCTGCCAGACCCCATCGGTGCTGCGTGACTTCGACAGTTGGATTCACCGTCGGTTGAGATGCTATGCGTGGAAGCAATGGCGGACTGGCCCACGCCGGTTCGCTGAACTGCGAAGGCTGGGAATCGGCAAAGACCTTGCCGCTCAAACCGCCGGCAGCCGCAAAGGCTACTGGCACCTCAGCCGCAGCCCCGCGCTGGGAATTTCGCTCACCCGAGCGTACTTCGAGGCGCTGGGCCTTCCGATGCTCTCCCCAACAACCTGA
- a CDS encoding calcium-binding protein: MPGPFAGIHHSQRKTAAMHCHNRRLQLETLEGRQLMAGVTMANGKITIFGSSGDDVAMAYHLDYNQTIIRARVITPSQTYFTDFKASQINAVEFLAYEGRDQWTNNTNRTGIVWGGAGNDQLYGGSGADTMYGNEGDDWIQGNGGNDFIGGGQGNDEIYGGAGNDQIYGEDGRDTLDGGDGDDLMLGQGGNDNIRGRAGNDRIEGNLGDDDLNGDDGNDYLWGQEGNDKLFGFTGDDFLAGADGNDLLQGHDGNDTLYGDNGNDTLYGDAGNDKLFGWVGNDYLYGGSGNDQLLGEHGADMLFGDAGNDTLDGGQDGFVDSLNGGTGTDLFILETYVTGGVRRRRDVFNNFNAKEGDTLQDR; the protein is encoded by the coding sequence ATGCCCGGCCCATTCGCCGGTATTCACCACTCGCAACGAAAGACTGCCGCCATGCATTGCCACAACCGCCGCCTGCAACTCGAAACGCTTGAAGGTCGCCAACTCATGGCGGGAGTCACCATGGCCAACGGCAAGATCACCATCTTTGGCTCGTCGGGCGACGATGTCGCTATGGCATATCATCTCGATTACAACCAAACGATCATTCGCGCTCGAGTCATCACTCCTTCTCAAACGTATTTCACCGACTTCAAGGCATCGCAGATCAACGCTGTCGAGTTTTTGGCCTATGAAGGCCGTGATCAATGGACGAACAACACCAACCGCACTGGCATTGTTTGGGGCGGAGCGGGCAACGATCAGCTGTACGGTGGCAGTGGAGCGGACACGATGTACGGCAATGAAGGTGACGACTGGATCCAGGGAAACGGGGGCAACGATTTCATTGGGGGTGGTCAAGGAAACGATGAAATCTACGGCGGTGCCGGCAATGATCAAATCTATGGCGAGGATGGCCGCGACACGCTCGATGGAGGTGACGGCGACGACCTCATGCTCGGCCAAGGCGGCAACGACAACATACGCGGCAGAGCGGGCAATGATCGAATCGAAGGGAACCTCGGCGACGATGACCTGAATGGTGATGACGGCAACGACTATCTGTGGGGCCAAGAAGGCAACGACAAACTCTTCGGCTTCACTGGCGACGACTTCTTGGCAGGAGCTGATGGCAACGACCTGTTGCAAGGCCACGACGGTAATGACACCCTGTACGGCGATAATGGCAACGACACGCTGTATGGCGACGCCGGCAACGACAAACTCTTCGGCTGGGTTGGCAACGACTACCTGTACGGTGGGAGTGGTAACGACCAACTGCTGGGCGAACATGGTGCCGATATGCTCTTCGGCGATGCGGGCAACGACACGCTCGATGGTGGTCAGGATGGTTTCGTCGATTCGCTCAACGGCGGTACCGGTACCGATCTGTTCATCCTCGAGACCTATGTCACCGGTGGCGTTCGCAGACGTCGCGACGTCTTCAACAACTTCAACGCGAAAGAGGGCGACACGCTGCAGGATCGATAA